A window of Mucilaginibacter paludis DSM 18603 contains these coding sequences:
- a CDS encoding sulfotransferase domain-containing protein: MKKNIVWLASYPKSGNTWFRSFLYALLTDVSVDINRLNEICSNFSYKGFFRKMTDFSPDYFYDSEIKCLLPEVYQQYALDRPDISYFKIHDAFTFNLLGEPIVPEQVTMGAIYLIRNPLDVSISLARHYDFSIDESIEMMNNHHYVIAEQKNNLNVKTQFQQLLKSWRLHVESWTRLPNFPVAVVRYEDMLDKPLETFSRALNLLDLKFTNEQINKAIEASSFFKLKKQEQASGFIEKPAKAKMFFNDGKKDNWKEILHNSQIQKILHENEELMKLYNYC; encoded by the coding sequence ATGAAAAAAAATATAGTTTGGCTTGCTTCCTACCCAAAAAGCGGAAACACCTGGTTCAGATCATTTTTATATGCGTTATTAACTGATGTATCTGTTGATATTAATAGGCTGAATGAAATTTGTTCTAATTTCTCGTATAAAGGCTTTTTTCGCAAAATGACTGATTTTTCGCCTGATTATTTTTATGATTCAGAAATTAAATGCCTTTTACCGGAGGTGTATCAGCAATACGCGTTAGACAGGCCGGATATTAGCTACTTTAAAATACATGATGCCTTTACATTTAACTTGCTCGGTGAACCCATTGTTCCGGAGCAAGTAACAATGGGAGCTATATATTTAATACGGAATCCATTAGATGTGTCAATATCGTTAGCCAGGCACTATGATTTTAGCATTGACGAAAGCATTGAAATGATGAATAATCATCATTATGTTATTGCCGAACAAAAAAACAACCTGAATGTTAAAACGCAGTTTCAGCAATTATTAAAATCGTGGCGATTGCATGTAGAAAGCTGGACCAGATTGCCAAATTTTCCGGTAGCTGTAGTTAGATATGAAGACATGTTAGATAAGCCACTGGAAACCTTTTCAAGAGCATTAAACCTTTTGGATTTAAAATTCACAAACGAACAGATAAACAAGGCTATTGAAGCAAGCAGTTTTTTCAAACTAAAAAAACAAGAGCAGGCGAGTGGTTTTATAGAAAAACCAGCCAAAGCCAAAATGTTTTTCAATGATGGCAAGAAGGATAACTGGAAAGAGATTTTACACAATAGCCAAATACAAAAAATTCTTCATGAAAATGAAGAATTAATGAAGTTGTATAACTATTGTTAA
- a CDS encoding asparagine synthase-related protein, producing MSAIFGIIDKTGRNTNDETIAKIQNTLAHRAVNSSGQYHQANVFLRHHNLITNIYQKNEQLPFEDERFVVVSDAKIYNRRALSHTLGYEKKYAFLHDSKIILECYKKWQEKCTDYLEGEFVFVIWDKLSKQLFAATDHMGFRSLFYYDSPQLFVFSSEIKGIVDANFTKKIFNSDSIVRHFKRAYKGATFDTEIFELIAASQLSVGVNRPLIIKKYWFVKAINKYKFKKHDDWSDCLRELLTQAVANRLETDQNVGVLLSGGLDSSFVASIAANILAKQNKTLYSFSSVLPEHHIGPEKDERHYIKIIGKHFENMDQTFVWPDANIGPFSHLEDTFNKYSTPPFQYHYLDNALFSEVKKRDVNILLSGFGGDMTVSNRGIDSIYEFIIRGNLLKAYKYFNLEKGKGSLFEITKSRSLLQAIKAEILDNTLFFKHVYNPLRAVVKDEYVFKDHINLKINNKSSYGHPYRKDLIKNIDSGVIGKFFTTMHSYGTYYNTEYSALMMDKGLTEFFFDVPPEQFILDGQSRSLLKRAMEGIVPNEIITRDDKRAYTPDFFRRFLSQRSIAERFINNTDDDNELDFMFIDKKKMSNCSKELFATEPGLRFPVKSLMLAQAIIFEEHTQWLIKKGYQYF from the coding sequence ATGAGTGCTATTTTTGGAATCATTGATAAAACAGGGCGCAATACAAATGATGAAACTATTGCAAAAATACAAAACACATTAGCCCATAGAGCAGTAAATAGTTCTGGTCAATATCACCAAGCCAATGTTTTTTTGCGCCACCATAACTTAATTACCAATATTTACCAGAAAAATGAGCAATTGCCTTTTGAAGATGAACGATTTGTTGTTGTTAGTGATGCGAAAATATATAACAGGCGTGCATTGTCTCACACGTTAGGTTATGAAAAGAAATATGCCTTTTTACACGACTCTAAGATAATTTTAGAATGTTACAAAAAGTGGCAGGAAAAATGCACTGATTATCTTGAGGGTGAGTTTGTATTTGTTATTTGGGATAAACTATCAAAGCAACTCTTTGCGGCCACAGACCACATGGGTTTTAGGTCGTTGTTTTATTACGATTCGCCACAGTTGTTCGTATTTTCATCAGAAATCAAAGGTATAGTTGATGCCAATTTCACCAAAAAGATATTTAATTCAGATTCAATTGTAAGGCATTTTAAAAGGGCATATAAGGGTGCTACATTTGATACCGAAATATTTGAATTAATAGCTGCAAGTCAACTTTCTGTAGGTGTAAATAGACCTTTGATAATAAAAAAATATTGGTTTGTAAAAGCTATAAATAAATACAAATTTAAGAAACATGATGACTGGAGTGATTGCTTAAGAGAGTTACTAACTCAGGCCGTTGCAAACAGGCTTGAAACAGATCAAAATGTAGGTGTGCTATTAAGTGGGGGCTTAGATTCTTCATTTGTTGCATCAATTGCTGCTAACATCCTTGCAAAGCAAAATAAAACGCTTTACTCTTTTTCTTCTGTACTCCCAGAGCATCACATAGGTCCCGAAAAGGATGAAAGGCACTATATAAAGATAATTGGTAAGCATTTTGAGAATATGGATCAAACTTTTGTTTGGCCCGATGCCAATATAGGCCCATTTAGCCATTTGGAAGACACTTTTAATAAATACTCAACCCCTCCGTTTCAATATCACTATTTAGATAACGCTTTATTTTCTGAAGTAAAGAAGAGAGACGTAAATATCTTATTGTCTGGCTTCGGAGGGGATATGACAGTGTCTAACAGAGGTATTGATTCAATATATGAATTTATCATACGTGGAAATCTATTAAAAGCGTATAAATACTTCAATTTAGAGAAGGGGAAAGGAAGTCTTTTTGAAATCACTAAATCTCGATCGTTGCTGCAAGCTATTAAAGCTGAGATACTGGATAATACCTTGTTTTTTAAACATGTTTATAACCCACTTCGTGCTGTTGTAAAAGATGAGTATGTGTTTAAAGACCACATTAATTTAAAAATCAATAATAAGTCGAGTTATGGGCATCCATATAGAAAAGATCTGATCAAAAATATAGACTCGGGGGTAATAGGCAAATTTTTTACTACGATGCATTCTTATGGAACTTATTATAATACTGAGTACAGCGCCCTGATGATGGACAAGGGGCTGACAGAATTCTTTTTCGACGTTCCTCCCGAACAGTTTATTCTTGATGGGCAAAGTCGTAGTTTGTTAAAAAGAGCCATGGAAGGAATTGTGCCTAACGAAATTATAACCCGTGATGATAAAAGGGCATACACGCCAGATTTTTTCAGGCGTTTTCTTTCACAAAGATCAATTGCAGAGCGCTTTATAAATAATACAGACGATGATAATGAACTCGATTTTATGTTTATTGACAAGAAAAAAATGAGTAATTGTAGTAAAGAGCTTTTTGCCACAGAGCCAGGTCTTCGTTTCCCTGTAAAAAGCTTGATGCTTGCACAAGCTATCATATTTGAAGAGCATACCCAGTGGTTGATAAAAAAAGGGTATCAATATTTTTAG
- a CDS encoding methionyl-tRNA formyltransferase, with protein MRIGVISNTDSFIPFAYTLAAQQLQVYVFFSPPKDAFVHQKVLAFVKQAKLSFTEETNANNDLYHWLQGGNYDICFILGYPHLIRLDRLIKCPTLLFNIHFGPLPGFRGPVPVFWQLKNGIDKIGLSIHKLSSKFDAGPVVWAKETNDLPHYNYQLVNKLFSQLCIEGVFYILQLLAHRMPIPEIDTSKLTSAYHKRPVLSDVLINWQIMSSVAICNLVRACNPWNKGALTSFNGQEIKLIDATIVTQASNLATKTKPGTIVEAEHRLLIYCKDDNLININMLFYNECFIPGYQCKYLGLNKDTELG; from the coding sequence ATGCGTATAGGTGTTATTTCTAATACCGATTCCTTTATTCCTTTCGCTTATACACTTGCAGCCCAACAACTGCAAGTGTATGTTTTTTTTAGCCCACCTAAAGATGCTTTTGTTCATCAAAAGGTATTAGCCTTTGTTAAACAAGCTAAATTATCTTTTACAGAGGAAACGAATGCCAATAATGATCTGTACCATTGGTTGCAAGGGGGCAATTATGATATTTGCTTTATATTAGGTTATCCCCATCTTATCCGTTTGGATCGGCTAATAAAATGCCCTACGCTATTATTTAATATCCATTTTGGTCCGTTGCCTGGATTTAGGGGTCCCGTTCCTGTATTTTGGCAACTGAAAAACGGGATAGATAAAATAGGGCTGTCCATTCATAAATTGTCTTCTAAATTTGACGCAGGCCCGGTTGTCTGGGCAAAAGAAACTAACGATTTACCACATTATAATTATCAATTGGTTAATAAGCTGTTTAGTCAACTTTGTATAGAAGGCGTATTCTATATATTACAATTATTGGCACACCGGATGCCAATACCGGAAATTGATACAAGCAAATTAACGTCAGCCTATCATAAAAGGCCTGTATTAAGTGATGTATTAATCAATTGGCAAATAATGAGCTCCGTTGCAATATGCAACCTGGTGCGGGCTTGTAATCCGTGGAATAAAGGAGCTTTAACGTCTTTTAACGGACAGGAAATAAAATTGATAGATGCTACTATTGTTACTCAAGCAAGCAATTTAGCAACAAAAACTAAACCCGGCACTATTGTAGAAGCAGAACACAGGTTATTGATTTATTGTAAGGATGATAACCTTATTAATATTAACATGCTGTTTTATAATGAGTGCTTTATCCCTGGATACCAATGCAAATATTTAGGTTTAAATAAAGATACAGAATTAGGATAA